From one Geoalkalibacter halelectricus genomic stretch:
- a CDS encoding alkaline phosphatase family protein gives MPRKCVLILLDGLGDRSHPELGHLTPLQAAETPTLDRLATLGACGLYHAGAHGRALPSENAHFAMFGYGLEDFPGRGVLEALGAGVPVGPAEVAFLAHLVELRSAHDCLVLHKDRPHADSDQAAGLAAAVARYQQGGTLVRFVPTKGLFGVLLMQGGVSPYVTDTNTMIEGLPLPAVRPWQEYDQDQAACHTARVLSVYLSWAFRHLDGHPVNKARRHSGLGAINGLVTQRPGRLKPVVDFRSRNGLKGLSIASGIIYWGLASFLGMSVARVTDGEDAGRDLAERLIAAREALADFEFIHVHTKAPDEAAHAKSPERKVRAIEALDRGLADAIAPLLDDPEVLLAVSADHSTPSSGALIHSGEPVPLMFVGGGVRRDAVNRFDEISVASGALGCVRGTEFMNLVLNYLDRARLVGTRDAPADCGYWPGDYEPFRLQGTGKGVGDA, from the coding sequence ATGCCGCGGAAATGCGTTTTGATATTGCTCGATGGTCTGGGTGACCGCAGTCATCCCGAACTGGGTCACCTGACGCCTTTGCAGGCCGCCGAGACGCCCACCTTGGACCGGCTCGCCACCCTGGGGGCCTGCGGTCTCTATCATGCCGGCGCTCATGGCCGGGCGCTGCCGAGCGAGAATGCCCATTTTGCCATGTTCGGCTACGGGCTCGAGGACTTCCCCGGACGTGGCGTTCTCGAGGCGCTGGGCGCCGGTGTTCCCGTGGGGCCTGCGGAGGTCGCCTTTCTGGCGCATCTGGTTGAGCTACGTAGCGCCCACGACTGCCTGGTGCTGCACAAGGATCGCCCGCATGCCGACTCCGATCAGGCCGCGGGCCTGGCCGCGGCCGTCGCCCGCTACCAGCAGGGCGGAACCCTGGTGCGTTTCGTTCCCACCAAGGGGCTGTTCGGTGTCTTGCTGATGCAGGGCGGGGTGTCGCCTTACGTGACCGACACCAATACCATGATCGAGGGGCTGCCTTTACCCGCGGTGCGGCCTTGGCAGGAATACGACCAGGACCAGGCTGCCTGTCATACCGCCCGCGTCCTGAGCGTTTATTTAAGCTGGGCCTTTCGGCATCTCGATGGCCACCCGGTTAATAAGGCCCGTCGGCACTCTGGGCTGGGAGCCATCAACGGTCTGGTTACCCAGCGCCCCGGGCGTCTCAAGCCGGTTGTCGATTTCCGCAGCCGCAACGGCCTCAAGGGCCTGAGTATCGCCTCGGGCATTATCTATTGGGGACTTGCTTCCTTTCTGGGCATGAGTGTCGCGCGAGTCACCGACGGCGAGGATGCGGGGCGCGACCTGGCCGAGCGCCTGATCGCCGCGCGCGAGGCGCTGGCTGATTTTGAGTTCATTCATGTTCACACCAAAGCTCCCGATGAGGCCGCGCATGCCAAAAGTCCGGAGCGCAAGGTACGCGCCATCGAGGCTCTGGATCGCGGCCTCGCGGATGCCATCGCCCCTTTGCTCGATGACCCGGAGGTGCTGCTGGCGGTGAGCGCCGACCACTCCACCCCCAGCAGCGGTGCTCTGATCCACTCGGGTGAGCCCGTTCCCCTGATGTTCGTCGGTGGCGGTGTGCGGCGCGACGCCGTGAACCGATTCGATGAGATCAGCGTCGCCTCAGGCGCGCTGGGCTGCGTGCGTGGCACGGAATTCATGAACCTGGTACTCAACTACCTTGATCGCGCCAGGTTGGTCGGCACCCGCGACGCACCAGCGGATTGCGGCTACTGGCCGGGAGACTACGAGCCCTTTCGGCTGCAAGGGACCGGCAAAGGAGTTGGCGATGCTTGA
- a CDS encoding outer membrane protein, with protein MRRVVVLVFLAVFLATPALADPYFSASFGLANVRDADLRDGRDGTRGDMKLDNGYVFLAAIGGSFLGDVRGEIELGYRNNDIDRLRSGVQVVSRSGDVTAISLMANLFKDIPLGIGLTPFVGGGIGIANVEADLNAFGINGKKDDNVFAYQFAAGGAIELGPQVNLDLQYRYFATADPDFSHLEAEYRTHNVLLGLRFGF; from the coding sequence ATGAGACGTGTTGTGGTGCTGGTGTTTCTTGCGGTGTTTTTGGCCACCCCGGCCTTGGCCGATCCTTATTTTTCCGCGAGTTTTGGTCTGGCCAACGTGCGCGATGCCGACCTGCGTGATGGCAGGGACGGGACCCGCGGCGATATGAAACTCGACAACGGCTATGTTTTCCTCGCCGCTATCGGCGGCAGCTTCTTGGGCGATGTGCGCGGCGAGATCGAACTGGGCTACCGCAACAACGATATCGATCGCCTGCGCAGCGGCGTGCAGGTGGTTTCGCGCAGCGGTGACGTTACGGCCATTTCACTCATGGCCAATCTGTTCAAGGATATCCCGCTGGGCATCGGCTTGACTCCCTTTGTCGGCGGCGGCATCGGTATCGCCAACGTGGAAGCCGACCTCAATGCCTTCGGTATCAACGGCAAAAAGGATGACAACGTCTTTGCCTATCAGTTCGCCGCCGGTGGGGCCATCGAGTTGGGGCCCCAAGTCAACCTGGATCTTCAGTATCGCTACTTCGCCACGGCGGATCCCGACTTCTCCCATCTTGAGGCGGAATACCGCACCCACAACGTCCTGCTTGGGCTGCGTTTCGGTTTTTAA
- a CDS encoding SIR2 family protein, which produces MKCPKCKGRMYAEKFYDFVRAFEAWKCCSCGEVIDPTILANRARNHNLYIG; this is translated from the coding sequence ATGAAATGTCCCAAGTGCAAAGGAAGAATGTACGCCGAAAAATTCTATGATTTCGTTCGCGCTTTCGAAGCGTGGAAATGCTGCTCCTGCGGTGAGGTGATCGATCCGACGATTCTCGCCAACCGCGCCCGCAACCATAACCTCTATATCGGTTAA
- a CDS encoding LysE family translocator, protein MIPIELLSAFFAASVLLGLAPGPDNIFVLTQSALHGKAAGLSVTLGLCTGLVVHTLAVALGVAVIFQVSTTAFTALKLVGAAYLLYLAWQAFRAAAAPVSMQSGPVLSLFKLYRRGIIMNITNPKVSIFFLAFLPQFADPARGAVSPQILMLGGFFILATILVFGGVALLAGTLGAWLNRSARTQRVLNQVAGTVFVGLALTLATSHR, encoded by the coding sequence ATGATACCTATCGAACTCCTGTCAGCTTTTTTCGCTGCCTCCGTCCTGCTCGGCCTGGCGCCGGGGCCGGACAACATTTTTGTCCTCACGCAGTCGGCCCTGCACGGCAAGGCGGCGGGGCTGTCCGTGACCCTCGGACTGTGTACGGGGCTGGTGGTGCATACTTTGGCTGTGGCGTTGGGGGTGGCGGTGATTTTTCAGGTTTCCACCACTGCTTTCACCGCCCTGAAGCTGGTGGGCGCGGCCTACCTGCTGTATCTCGCCTGGCAGGCCTTTCGGGCCGCCGCGGCGCCGGTATCCATGCAAAGCGGCCCGGTGCTGAGCCTTTTCAAACTTTATCGGCGCGGTATCATTATGAACATCACCAACCCCAAGGTGTCGATTTTCTTCCTCGCCTTCCTGCCGCAGTTCGCCGATCCCGCCCGCGGTGCGGTTTCCCCGCAGATTCTGATGCTCGGGGGATTTTTCATCCTGGCCACCATTCTGGTCTTCGGCGGCGTCGCTCTGCTCGCCGGCACCCTGGGCGCCTGGCTCAATCGCTCGGCGCGCACCCAGCGCGTCCTTAATCAGGTGGCGGGAACCGTTTTCGTCGGGCTGGCGTTGACCCTGGCGACGAGTCATCGTTAG
- a CDS encoding aldehyde ferredoxin oxidoreductase C-terminal domain-containing protein, with product MDMFQRTLLVDAASGFYKIKKYGFDRYFGPVDLGIHLARHYRSLNFGVGIFAGSILPGSNRLVVTGFSPCWQGYYISSMGGAGLVFDNLGINMLSLVGKAPLPSVLFLNRNHGEEIEVEVVPVDAARIWASGRTGAYALMDEVYRLFGGRYENDPRILATGPAALNTDMGGILSVPIKKGQLSYVDTWAGRGGLGSAMAQTHGIVAVIYGGTLVDEDFRDKKVADEWFQNKYALRLVQKDLEVTTKYRYDEKLSTGGTFGVNYANMDGRVLAFNYRTIHWTHEQRQALHQNLIVAHYLKQFNEETIQKKQQATCGEPCVAVCKKMRDIYKKDYEPYQTLGPLCGIFDQRAAEMLNHHCDAMGFDAISCGGVLAWLMDLLDEGVLSREDLGVTRLPRWQVQGFDVVADSRHNAELGCELIDAILARRGILDFSEGVRKWSRIHSPAKGAILHDRLVHIAFGRRGWMVPNQYWVSGVLAPMSIMGKYYMIYSDDFIPPRTLGRMCAERMKKELILDNLGTCRFHRGWAEEMLPEVMESLYQSKEAFLHGIEVLASRINSGNSPIFWDSQRTIEFLHTFLKRKKEADGITDPRLADWLDQFDENPTEAARAFWYQTLMGIDESLREFF from the coding sequence ATGGATATGTTTCAGCGTACCCTGCTGGTCGATGCGGCCAGCGGCTTTTACAAAATCAAAAAATACGGCTTTGACCGCTATTTCGGCCCGGTGGATCTCGGCATTCACCTGGCCAGGCACTATCGAAGCCTCAATTTCGGGGTCGGCATCTTCGCCGGCTCCATCCTGCCCGGCTCCAACCGCCTGGTGGTGACCGGTTTTTCACCCTGCTGGCAAGGGTATTACATCAGCTCCATGGGCGGCGCGGGCCTGGTCTTCGACAACCTGGGCATTAACATGCTGAGCCTGGTGGGCAAGGCGCCGCTGCCCTCGGTGCTGTTCCTCAACCGCAACCACGGTGAGGAAATCGAGGTGGAGGTGGTGCCTGTCGATGCCGCGCGCATTTGGGCCTCGGGCCGCACCGGCGCCTATGCCCTGATGGACGAGGTCTACCGATTGTTTGGCGGGCGCTATGAAAACGATCCGCGCATCCTCGCCACCGGCCCTGCAGCCCTGAACACCGACATGGGCGGGATTCTTTCGGTACCCATCAAAAAGGGGCAATTAAGCTATGTGGATACCTGGGCGGGGCGCGGCGGTCTCGGCAGCGCGATGGCGCAAACCCACGGCATCGTCGCCGTCATCTACGGCGGCACCCTGGTGGATGAGGATTTTCGCGACAAGAAGGTTGCGGATGAATGGTTCCAGAACAAGTACGCCCTGCGCCTGGTGCAAAAAGACCTGGAGGTCACCACCAAGTACCGCTATGACGAAAAGCTCAGCACCGGCGGCACCTTCGGCGTCAACTACGCCAACATGGACGGGCGCGTCCTGGCGTTCAATTACCGGACCATCCATTGGACGCATGAACAGCGCCAGGCCCTGCACCAGAACCTTATCGTCGCGCACTATCTCAAACAGTTCAATGAGGAAACCATCCAGAAAAAGCAGCAGGCCACCTGCGGCGAGCCCTGTGTGGCGGTTTGCAAGAAAATGCGCGATATCTACAAAAAGGACTACGAGCCCTACCAGACCCTGGGGCCGTTGTGCGGCATCTTTGATCAACGCGCCGCGGAAATGCTCAATCATCATTGCGACGCCATGGGTTTCGACGCCATTTCCTGCGGCGGGGTACTGGCCTGGTTGATGGATCTGCTCGACGAGGGGGTGCTCAGCCGTGAGGATCTGGGTGTCACCCGCCTGCCCCGCTGGCAGGTGCAGGGGTTCGATGTGGTCGCGGATTCCCGGCACAACGCCGAGTTGGGTTGCGAGCTCATCGACGCCATCCTCGCGCGGCGCGGCATCCTCGATTTCAGCGAGGGCGTGCGCAAATGGAGCCGCATCCACTCACCCGCCAAGGGCGCGATACTGCACGATCGCCTGGTGCACATCGCCTTCGGCCGGCGCGGCTGGATGGTGCCCAACCAGTACTGGGTGAGCGGGGTGCTGGCGCCCATGTCGATCATGGGTAAGTATTACATGATCTACAGCGACGACTTCATCCCGCCGCGCACCCTGGGGCGCATGTGCGCCGAGCGCATGAAGAAGGAACTGATCCTCGACAACCTCGGCACCTGCCGCTTTCACCGCGGCTGGGCGGAAGAAATGCTGCCCGAGGTGATGGAATCCCTCTATCAGAGCAAGGAAGCCTTCCTGCACGGCATCGAGGTGCTCGCCAGCCGTATCAACAGCGGCAATAGCCCGATTTTCTGGGATTCCCAACGTACCATTGAATTTCTCCATACTTTTTTGAAACGCAAGAAAGAAGCTGACGGCATCACCGACCCGCGTCTCGCGGACTGGCTCGACCAATTTGATGAAAACCCAACCGAGGCCGCCCGGGCGTTCTGGTACCAGACGCTGATGGGAATCGATGAGAGCTTGCGGGAATTCTTCTGA
- a CDS encoding ComEA family DNA-binding protein, with product MNHPRGLGSLIFLVLLLFMVAAGRQVFPRERPPAVFIPASEKLLVELGQGAARPGMYQFSDAQGWGGVISLTNLDCVREARANWPPPVTGQRLDFFCNSLNFLDISYSWMPASKRMALAIPLHPQRMNQEDWQALPGIGPRLAARIEEDRQLNGDFGALEELMRVRGIGPKRINDWRSYFSGGVTD from the coding sequence ATGAACCATCCCCGGGGGCTTGGATCCCTTATTTTCCTGGTTCTGCTGCTGTTCATGGTCGCCGCCGGCCGGCAGGTCTTTCCCCGCGAAAGGCCGCCGGCCGTTTTCATTCCCGCCTCGGAAAAACTTCTGGTGGAGTTGGGGCAAGGAGCGGCGCGCCCTGGGATGTATCAATTTTCTGACGCTCAAGGCTGGGGAGGCGTCATTTCGTTGACGAATTTGGATTGTGTGAGGGAAGCACGCGCGAACTGGCCTCCGCCGGTGACTGGACAGCGCCTGGACTTTTTTTGTAACAGTTTGAATTTTCTGGATATTTCTTATTCGTGGATGCCCGCTTCCAAGCGCATGGCCCTGGCCATCCCTCTGCATCCCCAGCGTATGAACCAGGAAGATTGGCAAGCCTTGCCCGGTATCGGCCCGCGGCTGGCAGCGCGGATCGAAGAAGATCGTCAATTAAATGGCGATTTTGGGGCCCTTGAAGAACTCATGCGGGTGCGGGGGATTGGCCCCAAGCGGATAAATGACTGGAGGAGTTATTTTTCTGGTGGCGTAACTGATTGA
- a CDS encoding arylesterase, with the protein MKKYLSLICVVFLFSFLAACDRTPRLSPLGEGAVILAFGDSITYGTGAGPGESYPEVLERLTGFRVVNAGVPGELSAAGVERLPGVLAEVQPDLVILCHGGNDVIQRLSPQDIEANIRAMVALAREAGAQVLLIGVPQPSLILQSIPLYERISWDMGVPIDKHVLPDVLRRQETKGDEIHPNAQGYAKMAETLAKLIR; encoded by the coding sequence ATGAAAAAATATCTGAGCTTGATTTGCGTGGTTTTTCTTTTCTCCTTTCTGGCGGCGTGCGATCGCACCCCGCGACTTTCGCCTCTGGGTGAGGGCGCCGTGATCCTTGCCTTCGGTGACAGTATCACCTACGGCACCGGTGCGGGCCCGGGGGAGAGCTATCCCGAGGTTCTGGAACGGTTGACGGGGTTTCGGGTCGTCAATGCCGGCGTGCCGGGAGAGCTTTCAGCCGCCGGGGTAGAGCGTCTGCCCGGCGTGCTGGCCGAGGTGCAACCAGACCTGGTGATTCTCTGTCATGGCGGCAACGACGTGATCCAGCGCCTCAGTCCTCAGGACATTGAGGCCAATATACGGGCCATGGTCGCCTTGGCGCGCGAGGCCGGCGCCCAGGTACTGTTGATCGGCGTCCCTCAACCGAGCCTGATTTTGCAATCCATTCCCCTCTACGAGCGGATTTCCTGGGACATGGGGGTGCCGATCGACAAGCACGTTTTGCCCGATGTGTTGCGCCGCCAGGAAACTAAGGGCGACGAGATTCATCCCAACGCCCAAGGCTATGCAAAGATGGCCGAAACCCTTGCCAAGCTGATTCGATGA
- a CDS encoding nucleotidyl transferase family protein has protein sequence MLDCSEMGVIHGRFQVLHRDHLRYLLAGAERSRHLVVGITNPDPSLTRAEEADTRRDRPLANPLSYFERYLMVRAVLEEAGIQPGDFSVVPLPINLPELYRHYVPLDALYFLSIYDDWGRKKLARFQNMGLRTHVLWEVPPEDKGLSAGAIRDLMAHGQPWEHLVPPAAARLLNHWDIPARLAAASRQDGTPG, from the coding sequence ATGCTTGATTGCTCCGAAATGGGCGTGATTCATGGCCGCTTTCAGGTTTTGCACCGTGACCACCTTCGCTACCTGCTGGCCGGTGCCGAACGCAGCCGGCATTTGGTGGTGGGCATCACCAATCCCGATCCCAGCCTCACCCGTGCTGAGGAGGCCGATACCCGGCGCGACCGGCCCCTGGCCAATCCACTGAGCTATTTCGAGCGCTACCTGATGGTGCGCGCCGTGCTCGAAGAAGCTGGAATCCAGCCAGGCGATTTTTCGGTCGTGCCTCTGCCCATTAATCTCCCCGAGCTTTATCGCCATTACGTGCCCCTCGACGCGCTCTATTTTCTCAGCATCTATGATGACTGGGGACGCAAAAAACTGGCCCGCTTCCAAAATATGGGGCTGCGCACCCATGTTCTCTGGGAGGTACCGCCCGAGGACAAAGGCTTGAGTGCCGGCGCCATTCGCGACCTCATGGCGCATGGCCAACCCTGGGAGCACCTGGTTCCGCCGGCCGCCGCGCGACTTCTCAATCACTGGGACATACCCGCCCGCCTGGCCGCGGCGTCACGCCAAGATGGGACGCCGGGGTAG
- a CDS encoding PHP domain-containing protein, producing the protein MLFDLHVHTQLSSCSCLRLEEILAQARARGLDGVCITDHDTMAAGRQLREGLQSDGLVVVLGMEYTTSQGDFLLFGPFENLPLNLDAATLLPMVEKWGGVAVSAHPFRRVRPADPTILAGAEGLVLERINGRNSHRENQQAESWLRRYPLTACGGSDAHCLEELGRVVTQFQRPVQARQDLVAALRSGACEGRWNPYFESARLVASF; encoded by the coding sequence ATGCTCTTCGACCTGCATGTTCATACCCAGCTTTCATCCTGCAGTTGCCTGCGCCTCGAAGAAATTCTCGCCCAGGCGCGCGCCCGCGGTCTCGATGGCGTCTGTATTACCGACCACGACACCATGGCCGCCGGGCGGCAGCTTCGCGAAGGCTTGCAGAGCGATGGGCTGGTGGTGGTGCTGGGCATGGAGTACACGACATCCCAGGGCGACTTCCTCCTGTTCGGCCCCTTCGAGAACCTGCCGCTGAATCTCGATGCCGCAACTCTCTTGCCCATGGTTGAGAAGTGGGGGGGCGTGGCGGTATCCGCGCACCCCTTCCGGCGGGTGCGACCCGCCGACCCGACCATTCTCGCCGGTGCCGAGGGCCTGGTTCTGGAGCGCATCAACGGGCGCAACAGCCACCGGGAAAATCAACAGGCCGAGAGCTGGCTCAGGCGCTATCCTCTGACCGCCTGCGGTGGCAGTGATGCTCATTGCCTGGAGGAACTCGGCCGGGTCGTGACGCAATTCCAGCGACCGGTCCAGGCGCGCCAGGATCTAGTCGCGGCGCTACGTTCCGGGGCCTGCGAAGGGCGATGGAATCCCTATTTTGAAAGCGCGCGGTTGGTCGCTTCCTTCTGA
- a CDS encoding ATP-binding protein yields MKDAATYPFSAIIGQEELRTALLLNAVDPAIGGVLIQGHKGTGKSTVVRSLAALLPEIEVVADCPFHCPPAPVEAMHDECAARLRAGETLRIVKRAMPLVDLPLAATEDRVVGTLHLEKTLESGRRHFEPGLLAAANRGILYVDEVNLLPDHLVDLLLDAAATGVNRVEREGVSVSHPARFLLVGTMNPEEGELRPQFLDRFGLCVWVRGIEEVAQRREVVRRRMAFEENPAAFVEAWAAEEDALRSQVVRARAGLNAVVLSDAALDQAVRISLAVGVQGHRSDLAIARAARALAALLERREVGEAEIFEAALLVLPHRIAAAPPGERGDFRGYLQALLAGEKPAERLSAQDEEAGEMADWGPSMEIPGATAAGSQLFSFLKKKVLNASSNPTT; encoded by the coding sequence ATGAAAGATGCAGCCACCTATCCATTCTCCGCCATTATCGGTCAGGAGGAACTGCGCACGGCGCTGCTGCTCAATGCGGTCGATCCCGCCATCGGCGGGGTGCTGATCCAGGGTCACAAGGGTACCGGCAAGTCGACGGTGGTGCGCTCGTTGGCCGCGTTGCTGCCCGAGATCGAGGTGGTGGCCGATTGTCCTTTCCACTGTCCGCCCGCGCCCGTCGAGGCCATGCACGACGAATGCGCCGCACGCCTTCGCGCCGGAGAAACCCTCAGGATCGTCAAGCGTGCCATGCCCCTGGTGGATTTACCTCTGGCCGCCACCGAGGATCGGGTGGTGGGCACGTTGCACCTGGAAAAGACCCTGGAGAGCGGCCGGCGCCATTTCGAGCCGGGCCTGCTGGCGGCGGCCAACCGCGGCATTCTCTACGTGGATGAGGTCAATCTGCTACCCGATCACCTGGTTGATCTGCTGCTTGACGCCGCTGCCACCGGCGTCAATCGCGTCGAGCGCGAGGGCGTCAGCGTCAGTCATCCGGCGCGCTTTCTGCTGGTGGGCACCATGAACCCCGAGGAGGGTGAGCTGCGGCCCCAGTTTCTCGACCGTTTTGGGTTGTGCGTGTGGGTGCGCGGCATCGAGGAGGTCGCCCAGCGGCGTGAAGTGGTGCGTCGCCGCATGGCTTTTGAAGAGAACCCCGCCGCCTTCGTCGAAGCCTGGGCGGCTGAGGAGGACGCCTTGCGCTCTCAGGTGGTGCGCGCGCGTGCCGGCCTCAACGCCGTGGTTCTTTCCGATGCGGCTCTTGACCAGGCGGTGCGGATCAGCCTGGCGGTCGGTGTGCAGGGCCATCGCAGCGATTTGGCCATCGCCAGGGCGGCACGGGCCCTGGCCGCCTTGCTGGAGCGCCGTGAAGTCGGTGAGGCGGAAATTTTCGAGGCCGCGCTGCTGGTGCTGCCGCATCGCATCGCAGCCGCGCCGCCGGGGGAGCGAGGGGATTTCCGGGGCTATCTGCAGGCGCTTCTTGCCGGTGAAAAGCCTGCCGAAAGGCTTTCCGCGCAAGACGAAGAGGCGGGCGAAATGGCCGATTGGGGCCCATCCATGGAAATTCCCGGCGCCACGGCCGCCGGCAGCCAGCTGTTTTCCTTCCTCAAAAAAAAAGTCCTGAACGCATCATCGAACCCCACAACCTAG
- a CDS encoding cytochrome P460 family protein has product MHIRLFLTTLLLVALTWPVFGASEVEPAPNGIRVPEGYQDWRLLSSSYREDNKTLRVILANDEAMEAALAGQTNPWPDGAILGKLVWREARHPQWQAAIIPGELSHIEFMIKDQEKFADTVGWGFARWVGDELKPYGEDQDFAKECVACHMPVKDQDYVFTKLSTLPR; this is encoded by the coding sequence ATGCATATCAGGTTGTTCCTCACCACACTGCTGCTCGTCGCGCTCACCTGGCCGGTCTTCGGCGCCTCCGAGGTCGAACCCGCACCCAACGGCATCAGGGTGCCGGAAGGGTACCAGGATTGGCGCCTGCTCAGTTCCTCCTATCGCGAGGACAACAAGACCCTGCGCGTCATCCTGGCCAACGACGAGGCCATGGAAGCGGCGCTTGCAGGGCAGACCAACCCCTGGCCAGACGGCGCGATCCTCGGCAAACTGGTCTGGCGCGAAGCGCGCCACCCCCAGTGGCAGGCGGCGATCATTCCCGGCGAACTCTCTCATATCGAATTCATGATCAAGGATCAGGAAAAGTTCGCCGACACGGTCGGCTGGGGCTTTGCCCGTTGGGTGGGGGATGAACTCAAACCCTACGGCGAGGACCAGGACTTCGCCAAGGAATGCGTCGCCTGTCACATGCCGGTGAAGGATCAGGACTACGTCTTTACCAAACTCTCCACCCTGCCTCGCTGA